The DNA sequence TCATTGATACTTTTGTCAATATAAATTCACTATTTTACCATTTGATTTTTATATCCCCAGTTTTGCAGCAAGTTTAGAAGTGACATACCCCGAAAGCATTAATATCGGGTATTTGACAGTTGAATAGAGAAAAAATCCCCAAAAGCCTTGATTTAGGCTTATTTTTTTGTCAATTTTTTCTCTTTTATATTGCGTGATAATGCGTAATATGATATAATCCCATCTTTGACAGTTGGCGAATAGAAGAAGCCTGATGAAGCTTGATATTAAAGGGTTTCAGGCTTTTGATTAAATAAAAAATTTGCGTACTTTCTTAAAATCCTTGCTAATGCTGCATTTGCTGTCATTTAACAAATCGACAGATATGATTTGAAAATTAAGATTAAAATAATAAAATCACTAGAAAGTACGCACTTTTAGAAAATCAAATTTGACACAAAAATGTGCTATTTTCAAGGCTTTGAGCACTGTTTGAAAAGTTGCAACTGTCAAAGACCCGTGCGTAATATGATATAATATAAGCAGATTGAAGGATTGCTTATGAGATTAAAGGTATCACGTTCGAAAAATTCAGCTTCACTGTATGTAACAAAAACTGTTTATATAAATAAAAAAGAACGAACCATTACTGTCGAAAAACTTGGAACCGAAGTTGAACTAAGAGAAAAACTCAATGGCGCAGATCCATATGAGTGGGCTAAAGAATATATTAGAAAATTAAATGAAAAAGAAAAGGAACAAACACGAAAAATACTTGTTCCTTTCGAGCAGTCTAAAATTATTCCAAAAGATGAGCAACGCTCTTTTAACGGTGGTTATCTATTTCTCCAAAAAATATACCATGAACTCGGACTTCATAAGATTTGCAAGGAAATATCACAAAAATATAAATTTGATTTTGACATGAATTCTATTCTTTCAAGATTGATTTATAGTAGAGTGATCTTCCCATCCTCTAAACTTGCTACATATGAGCTTTCTAAAAAATTTATCGAGCAGCCGAATTTTGATTTGCATCAAATATACAGAGCTCTTGAATTCCTTGCTAAGGAGACAGATTTTATCCAGTCCTCCTTGTATGAAAACAGCCTGAAGGTTTCCAAAAGAAATACCGGT is a window from the Petroclostridium xylanilyticum genome containing:
- a CDS encoding IS1634 family transposase: MRLKVSRSKNSASLYVTKTVYINKKERTITVEKLGTEVELREKLNGADPYEWAKEYIRKLNEKEKEQTRKILVPFEQSKIIPKDEQRSFNGGYLFLQKIYHELGLHKICKEISQKYKFDFDMNSILSRLIYSRVIFPSSKLATYELSKKFIEQPNFDLHQIYRALEFLAKETDFIQSSLYENSLKVSKRNTGILYYDCTNYFFEIEQEDGDKQYGPSKDHKPNPIIQMGLFMDGDGIPLAFSINKGNMNEQLTLKPLEKKIISDF